In Rubrivirga marina, the following are encoded in one genomic region:
- a CDS encoding ComF family protein translates to MTSPRPLRSTAHRLGRLARGLVDGLAGLAYPALCLGCEARLPDPVDALCATCLRGLPRADAEAVTRLLAHDPAVGAAVALWAFDPGGTVRRVQHALKYGGRPALGVPLGRVLGLAARDAGVSVEIVAPVPLARLRSLDRGYNQSAALAEGVAAALDVPVADLLVRTRPTRSQAALSASARRENVAGAFALAPGADVSGRRVLLIDDVLTTGATLAAAARPLAEAGARVDVAALALAGA, encoded by the coding sequence GTGACTTCGCCCCGCCCCCTCCGGTCCACCGCCCACCGCCTCGGCAGACTCGCCCGCGGGCTCGTGGACGGCCTCGCGGGCCTGGCCTACCCGGCGCTCTGCCTCGGCTGCGAGGCCCGCCTTCCCGACCCCGTCGACGCGCTCTGCGCCACGTGCCTCCGTGGCCTCCCCCGCGCCGACGCCGAGGCGGTCACCCGACTGCTTGCCCACGACCCGGCCGTCGGGGCCGCCGTCGCGCTGTGGGCCTTCGACCCGGGCGGGACCGTCCGCCGCGTCCAGCACGCGCTGAAGTACGGGGGCCGGCCGGCGCTCGGCGTCCCACTTGGCCGTGTGCTCGGGCTGGCGGCCCGCGACGCCGGCGTGTCGGTCGAGATCGTCGCCCCGGTCCCGCTGGCGCGGCTCCGGTCCCTCGACCGCGGCTACAACCAGTCGGCCGCGCTCGCCGAGGGCGTGGCCGCAGCGCTGGACGTGCCCGTCGCCGACCTCCTCGTCCGCACCCGACCCACGCGGTCGCAGGCGGCGCTCTCGGCGAGCGCCCGCCGCGAGAACGTGGCCGGCGCCTTCGCCCTCGCCCCCGGTGCCGATGTCTCGGGCCGCCGTGTCCTTCTGATCGACGACGTCCTCACGACCGGCGCCACGCTCGCCGCCGCCGCCCGCCCGCTCGCCGAGGCCGGCGCTCGCGTCGACGTCGCCGCCCTCGCGCTCGCCGGGGCGTGA